In candidate division WOR-3 bacterium, the genomic stretch CCGCTTCCGGGAACAGGGTCAGCTTCTCCGCGGCTGAGAAGATGCGCTGGGCAAACAGCTTGGCGTAGTATTCCGAATCCCGGCTGATGTACTCGCATATCTCGGCCAGCCCGGCCAGCGCGGAGGGAGACCAGACTAGCTGAGCCACTTCTTGAGTCGGTCGCGGGCGACGGTCTGCGTGATCCCCTTGCCCTCGTCCAGCTCCTTCAAGCCGGTTTCGACTTTGAGCCGGAAGTAAAGCTCGGCCATGATGTCTGCGATGCCGGCGTCGTCGGGGAGCCGTTCGATCATTGCAATGACTTCATTCTTTACCTTGGACACTTATAGCTCCTTTGGGTGATTCTAGGATGGCCGAGCCGTGAGTCAAGGCCGGGCCGTGTCCCAGGCCCGATATTGAATACAAAGACACAGAGATCACCAAGCAGACAGAGTCGGTTTCTGCTTCACCCTCTTCGTGCCTTCGTGACTTTGTCGTGAGTTCCTATGTCGGTTTCGAGCCGGGTGAATGCTTGCAGCCGGCTACCGGTGGGTGAAGAAGGCGATTGTGGCGAGGTGAGCTGCAGCCGGCTCAGGGCTGGCGGGCCCTGCGATCGGAGCCTCAGTTGCGGGCGGCTAGACGGTAGGGGCTGGGACCAGATCTTCCAGGACGATGCGCCGGAGAACCTGCTCGTCGCCGAAGCGCTTCCTTGCGTCGAGTACTTCAATGCCGGCAATCCGGCCGTCGGCCGCGTAGTCAACGGCAATGCCTTCGGCCACGTGCTTGGTTGTCACCGTGGTCTCGATGAACCTGATATACAGCGCATCAACTTCTGAATCGTAAGATATTCTCATCGCATTTCTTCTCTACGGTACTTAGTACACGTAGACCGTCACAACTGCAATCTCCGCCGGTTCATCCACAAAGACCGGACGGACCTGCTTGGACGTGCATCTCCGACCGTTCCAGTCCCGGCCAAAGGGGAACTCCTTGCGGGAGTCGAA encodes the following:
- a CDS encoding DUF2283 domain-containing protein, which codes for MRISYDSEVDALYIRFIETTVTTKHVAEGIAVDYAADGRIAGIEVLDARKRFGDEQVLRRIVLEDLVPAPTV
- a CDS encoding DUF4258 domain-containing protein — its product is MKPVRLSRHARENMVYRGATEEEIVLAIRQAEWQPAERGRFDSRKEFPFGRDWNGRRCTSKQVRPVFVDEPAEIAVVTVYVY